The proteins below come from a single Chrysoperla carnea chromosome 1, inChrCarn1.1, whole genome shotgun sequence genomic window:
- the LOC123293678 gene encoding sodium channel protein Nach-like — protein MFRCDYQKREYFETSSLHGVPYIAEKGRPFREKFLWFCFVLAGIITTLIIISSLWEKFQTNPTITGLDTDFHSWKIKFPAITICDANSANPALIEALLTSEGLNKSMDEYDYKFSFYNTLASLSYSTIKTIKNFTNNLNLPQNNFQKILFDIYASCNDVYQGCEFLGKSTQCCKWPEGLFPVFTEYGLCHSFNSKKSMREWPGLWLGVPGSKLIFIHTEEEIPTMDMPPQLEWEFSIYKLEFSIKETYTTENARQLSIHQRKCVFPDEIQIKSEPGNIYTYNACTRQCRIDLALHYCGCIPFFYAPIEGVKFCTLKGLGCIADKSEQILDSKKCHCELGCFNIVYEVEKLMDAVLKIKLTSLPMIRYKREVIFGWVDLLVSFGGIAGLFLGFSLLSGVEIIYYFTIRTFCMVHRNKYELKQYERENARIHMPNYDLSLVPYFIKPFEPGNGIKILQKEKKINSTYQQGFYPTNLNKIQPINVMNNKPPPSYSKVVWESRNPPFGVEYLP, from the exons ATGTTCCG TTGTGATTATCAAAAACGTGAATACTTCGAAACTTCTTCGTTACATGGTGTACCATATATAGCCGAAAAAGGTCGTCCATTTCGTGAAAA GTTTTTATGGTTTTGTTTTGTATTGGCTGGAATAATAacaactttaattattatatccagTTTATGggaaaaatttcaaactaatCCAACTATTACGGGCTTAGATACAGATTTTCATagttggaaaattaaatttccagCAATTACAATATGTGATGCAAATTCAGCAAATCCTGCATTAATTGAAGCATTGTTAACCAG cgAAGGGCTAAATAAATCAATGGATGAATATGATTACAAGTTcagtttttataatactttagCATCGTTATCATACTCGACtattaaaacgataaaaaattttactaataatctgAATCTACcgcaaaacaattttcaaaaaatattatttgatatttacgcATCATGTAACGATGTCTATCAGGGATGCGAATTTCTAGGTAAATCTACGCAATGCTGCAAATGGCCAGAAGGTTTATTTCCAGTATTTACAGAATATGGCCTGTGTCATTCATTCAATTCAAAGAAATCAATGCGAGAATGGCCTGG TTTATGGTTAGGGGTTCCGGGTTCGAAATTA atttttattcaCACCGAAGAGGAAATTCCCACCATGGATATGCCACCACAATTAGAATGggaattttctatatataaattagaattttctataaaagaaaCATATACGACAGAAAATGCAAGGCAATTATCAATACATCAACGAAAATGCGTATTTCCCgatgaaattcaaataaaaagtgaaCCCGGAAATATTTATACGTACAATGCATGTACCAGACAATGTCGAATTGATTTAGCTCTGCATTATTGTGGCTGTATACCATTTTTCTACGCGCCAATAG agggcgtaaaattttgtactttgaaaGGATTAGGATGTATAGCCGATAAAAGTGAACAAATATTAGATTCGAAGAAATGTCATTGTGAGTTGGGATGTTTCAACATAGTTTATgaagttgaaaaattaatgga cgcagttttaaaaataaaattaacatcatTACCAATGATACGGTACAAGCGAGAAGTTATTTTTGGATGGGTGGATTTATTAG TATCTTTTGGTGGTATAGCTGGTTTATTTCTGGGATTTAGTTTATTGTCTGGCGtggaaattatatattattttacaattcgTACCTTTTGTATGGTACATCGTAACAAATATGAATTGAAACAGTACGAACGTGAAAATGCCCGTATACATATGCCCAATTACGATTTGAGTTTGGtaccatattttataaaaccgtTTGAACCAggaaatggtataaaaattttacaaaaagagaaaaaaattaactctaCTTATCAACAAGGATTTTAT ccaaccaatttaaacaaaatacaacCAATTAATGTAATGAATAACAAGCCACCTCCAAGTTATTCGAAGGTAGTTTGGGAGAGTCGCAATCCACCATTTGGAGTTGAATACTTACCGTAA